GCACGGCAGGGGGCTGCATGTGCTCGCGGAGTTCTCCTCGGTGGCGAAGGGCGAGCACGTCCGGAGCCTCCTTGCCCCCGACAAGTGCGGCTTCGCCGTGCGGGTCAGCCTCGTCAGCACCGAGCGCATCAAGAACTACTTCATGGTCCACAGCGCCTTCGTGCCGGGAGTAACGGCTCTTTACGATGAGCTCCTCGGCGAGGGCGGGCAGGACCTCGTCCGCATCGAGGCGCCGCCGCCCGGCGGGGCGGGGCAGGCGGGCGAGGAGCTCCGCTTCGACGAGATCCGGACGGCGCTCGCGCCCCGGGGCGCGATCCCTATCGCGCTGGAGGTCGAGGAGCCGAAGGAGGACCAGCTCGGGGGCGTGAGCCTCGTCGCGCAGCCGGGCGAGCCCCGGGGCGCGAGCCATGTAACGCAGCCGGGCGAGCGCAGGGTCGTGCACCTGAACCCGGCGCCGGAGAGGGCCTTCAAGACCGCGCGCATCCGCGTCGTGTACGCGCTCGCCCGGCGCGAGGATCTCGTGATCCAGGGCGCGCAGCGGCCGAGGCGGGGCGACGGCGGTGAGGCCGCGCTCGGCGAGGAGTCACCGCGGATCAGCGCCTGATTGCCTCGCCGCCGCGCCTCTTTTTCGCGCCTCGCCCGAAGTCGCGCGATCTTCGCGGCGAGATCTGTATCCTGGAGCCGTGCCCGAGCGCCCGGACCTGGAGTACGTCGTCCCGATCCTCGCGCGCGAGCTCGCCGGCGCGACCGTGTCGGCGGCGCGGGCCGAGAACGCGGTGGTGCTGCACGTCCTGCTCGCGGAGCGCCTCGACGCGCTCTTGCCGGGCGCGGAGATCCGGCGCGTGGCGCGGCGGGCGCACGCCGTGGTCTTCGAGCTCGAAGGGGCGCGCGCGCTCGATCTCGTGATCTCCCCGATGCTGGCAGGGCGGTTCTCGATCACGCGCCCAGGAGAGACGCGGATCCCGACCGATCTCGCGTTCTCGCTGACCCTCGGGGACGGCCGCGAGCTCAGGGTCCGAGACGACGTGCAGATGAGCAAGGTCCACGTGCTCGCGCGGGGCGATTTCGACAAGATCCCCGGGCTCCAGCGCGTCGGCCTCGACGTCCTCGATCCTCGTGTGTTCACGCAGGAGGCGTTCCGCGCCGCCGCGCGCGGGCGGCGCGACCTCGCCAAGGACTTCTTGATGGACGGGACGGCGCTCGACTCCATGGGAGACTCGTACGCCGACGAGGTGCTCTTCGAGGCAAGGATCCACCCGAAGGCGACCGTCCAGAGCCTCTCCGAGGAGGAGACCGACCGCCTGCACACGGCGATCGCTCATGTCCTCGGCGACGCGACCCGGACGATCGCTCGGCGCGCGCCGGCGCTGGACGAGAGGCTGCGCGACTTCCTCAAGGTCCGCGGGCGTCCGGGCCAGCCGTGCCCGCGCTGCGGCGACAAGCTCCGTCGCGCGAGCGTCCACGGGCACGACGCGATCTACTGTCCGGCCTGCCAGCCCGAGGCGCGGAGGACCGCAGCGGGCGATCCGCGCCGCGCCAGGCGGGAGCCGGGCTGAGGCGAGGCCGGCTGCGGCGCCGGCCTGGGCACCTCGCCTGTCGCTGTCACCGCGACACGACGGGTCGACGCGGGAAAGCGCCGTTGCCACGTCGAGCTGCGTCGTGTGGTGTTGCGCTGGCGACCCGGCGCCACAGCGCTTCCGGCAGCGGCTCCGGCGGCGCGAGCCCCGCGCCCTCGGCCCTGCACGGGATGCTCACGCCCTGACAGCCACACTGGTTCTGGCCGCCGTCGGTGATATTTCCCTCTGTGCCGCTCACTCCGCGCCTCTTCTTCGGCGCCTCTGTGGTGCATTTTTCTTCTCACTGCATCGATGCATTTTTCTTCTCACTGCATCGACGTATCGCGCGCCGGCGCAAATCGAACCTTCGTGCGAGACGCGGTGACACCGAGCGGCGTTCTGAGCTACGCTGAGCGCCCCGCAGGAACCGCAGCATGCTTTGCAAATCCCATCTATCTGCACATCGCCTGGCCGGCGTTGCCGTGCTTCTCTTGTCGTTGCCGGGCTGCGCCCTCGAAACGAGAGGCACAGGCGGGTCAGGTGAATTCGAAGCTCAACCCGGAGGACCTGGCGGCGCTCCGGCGGAAGAACCCGGCGGAGCCACCGCAGGACAGCCTGACGGCGCTCCCGTCGAACAGCCGGGCGGCGCTCCCGCCGAACAGCCGGGCGGCGCTCCGGCGGAAGGACCTGGCGGGGATCCGGCAGAAGAACCCGGCGGCCCTCAGGTCGAAGAACCCGGCGGGGATCCGGCAGAAGAACCCGGCGGAACTCAGGGCGAAGAGCCCGGTGGCGCTCCCCGGCCGCTGTGCGGGGCGGCAGAGCCATCGCTGATCGCGTGCTTCGCGTTCGAGGGGAACCCCGACGACGCCTCGCAGCATCACTTCACGCCAGAGAAGGTGCGCAGCCTGGAGTACGTGCCTGGCCGGGCCGGCCAGGCGCTCTCGTTGACGATGGGGAGCAAACTCTACTTCCACCACGACGCCGCGTGGACCGCGTCCGCGATGACCATCGATGTCTGGATCAACCCCGCCTCGCTGCCGGAGAAGCGGCGATACACCGTGATCGACAGCGGCGGGAAGCCTTCGCTCTTCCTGATGCCGGGCGGACAGATCCGCTGCACCATGGGCGTCGAGCGGAACGTGGCTTACCCCATCGTTCCCGGGCAGTGGACGCACATCGCCTGTCTCTCCGATGGCCAGACGCAGAGCCTCTACGTGAACGGCGTCGAGGTCGACAGGAGCCCCTCTGGCCCGGTGATCGCCTCCGGCGAACAGCCCGTCCACATCGGCTCGGACGAGCCGTCGGGGGAAGACGAGTTCAACGGGCTGCTCGACAGCCTCCGCATCTTCGGCCGGACGCTCACGCCCAAGGAGATCTGCGCGGCTGCCGGCGGCGGCTGCTGATCTGGCGCGCACCGAACGGGGGGCTCTGGCCCGCGGGTCGGCTCATGGCCGTCGCCGCGGGCCGGCTTCGTGGCCGTCG
The nucleotide sequence above comes from Sorangium aterium. Encoded proteins:
- a CDS encoding DNA-formamidopyrimidine glycosylase family protein, whose amino-acid sequence is MPERPDLEYVVPILARELAGATVSAARAENAVVLHVLLAERLDALLPGAEIRRVARRAHAVVFELEGARALDLVISPMLAGRFSITRPGETRIPTDLAFSLTLGDGRELRVRDDVQMSKVHVLARGDFDKIPGLQRVGLDVLDPRVFTQEAFRAAARGRRDLAKDFLMDGTALDSMGDSYADEVLFEARIHPKATVQSLSEEETDRLHTAIAHVLGDATRTIARRAPALDERLRDFLKVRGRPGQPCPRCGDKLRRASVHGHDAIYCPACQPEARRTAAGDPRRARREPG
- a CDS encoding LamG domain-containing protein — encoded protein: MRSLEYVPGRAGQALSLTMGSKLYFHHDAAWTASAMTIDVWINPASLPEKRRYTVIDSGGKPSLFLMPGGQIRCTMGVERNVAYPIVPGQWTHIACLSDGQTQSLYVNGVEVDRSPSGPVIASGEQPVHIGSDEPSGEDEFNGLLDSLRIFGRTLTPKEICAAAGGGC